One part of the Helicobacter cetorum MIT 99-5656 genome encodes these proteins:
- a CDS encoding L-lactate permease, protein MEFHQVYDPLGNIWLSALVALSPIALFFISLIVFKLKGYSAGFLSLVLSVVIALFVYKMPTEMVSASFLYGFLYGLWPIAWIVIAAIFLYNLSVKSGYFEILKESILSLTPDHRILVILIGFCFGSFLEGAIGFGGPVAITAAILVGLGLSPLYAAGLCLIANTAPVAFGAVGIPITAMANVVGIPELEISQMVGRVLPIFSIGIPFFIVFLMDGFKGIRETFPVVAVTGFSFAIAQFFSSNYLGPQLPDIISALVSLITTTLFLKFWQPKNIFTSHGEKVEIGVKKHHICKVIVAWMPFVLLTITIIIWTQPWFKGLFKEGGVLAFSSFAFELESISQKIFKTAPIVTEATSFPVVFKLPLILTTGTSIFLAAILSVFLLRVKISDAIGVFGATLKEMRFPILTIGLVLAFAFVANFSGMSATLALALADTGHVFTFFSPIVGWLGVFLTGSDTSSNLLFGSLQMLIATQLGVPEVLFLAANTSGGVVGKMISPQSIAIACAAVGLVGRESELFRFTVKYSIALAIIMGIVFTLIAYVFPFIIPTT, encoded by the coding sequence ATGGAATTTCATCAAGTCTATGACCCATTGGGCAATATTTGGCTGAGTGCTTTGGTGGCGCTATCGCCTATCGCACTCTTTTTTATCTCTCTCATTGTATTTAAGCTCAAGGGCTATAGTGCCGGATTTTTAAGCTTAGTGCTTTCGGTGGTTATTGCGTTGTTTGTGTATAAAATGCCTACTGAAATGGTAAGTGCGAGTTTTCTCTATGGGTTTTTATATGGTTTGTGGCCGATTGCTTGGATTGTGATTGCAGCGATTTTTCTCTACAATCTCTCGGTGAAGTCGGGGTATTTTGAGATTTTAAAAGAAAGCATTTTAAGTCTTACGCCTGATCATAGAATTTTAGTGATTTTAATTGGCTTTTGCTTTGGCTCATTCTTAGAAGGGGCTATTGGTTTTGGGGGTCCTGTAGCAATTACTGCAGCGATTTTAGTGGGCTTAGGTTTAAGCCCCTTATACGCCGCTGGATTATGCTTAATTGCAAATACCGCCCCTGTAGCTTTTGGAGCGGTGGGTATTCCTATTACAGCTATGGCAAATGTAGTGGGTATCCCTGAGTTAGAGATTTCTCAAATGGTGGGGCGTGTGTTACCTATCTTTTCTATCGGCATTCCTTTTTTCATTGTGTTTTTAATGGATGGTTTTAAGGGTATTAGAGAGACCTTTCCTGTAGTGGCTGTTACAGGGTTTAGCTTTGCTATCGCACAATTTTTTAGCTCTAATTATTTAGGGCCACAGCTCCCTGATATTATTTCAGCCTTAGTATCTTTGATTACTACGACTTTGTTTTTAAAATTTTGGCAACCTAAAAATATCTTTACAAGCCATGGCGAAAAAGTAGAAATTGGGGTTAAAAAACACCATATCTGCAAGGTTATTGTGGCGTGGATGCCTTTTGTGTTACTGACAATTACCATTATCATATGGACTCAACCTTGGTTTAAGGGTTTATTTAAAGAAGGGGGAGTCTTGGCGTTTTCTAGCTTTGCTTTTGAGCTTGAATCCATTAGTCAAAAGATTTTTAAAACCGCTCCCATTGTTACTGAAGCGACAAGTTTTCCTGTTGTGTTTAAACTCCCTTTAATTTTAACGACAGGCACTTCCATTTTTTTAGCTGCAATTTTGAGCGTTTTTTTACTTCGTGTAAAAATAAGTGATGCAATAGGGGTATTTGGTGCAACCTTGAAAGAAATGCGTTTTCCTATTCTTACTATAGGTTTGGTTCTAGCGTTTGCGTTTGTGGCTAATTTCAGCGGAATGAGTGCCACACTAGCTTTAGCCCTAGCTGATACAGGGCATGTTTTCACATTCTTTTCGCCTATTGTGGGGTGGCTTGGAGTGTTTTTAACCGGAAGTGATACAAGCTCTAATCTCTTATTTGGCTCTTTGCAAATGCTCATTGCCACGCAGCTTGGTGTGCCTGAAGTGCTTTTCTTAGCGGCAAACACTTCAGGGGGCGTTGTGGGTAAGATGATAAGTCCACAAAGTATTGCCATAGCCTGTGCGGCGGTAGGATTAGTGGGTAGAGAGAGTGAATTATTTAGATTTACGGTAAAATACTCTATCGCTTTGGCGATTATTATGGGAATTGTCTTTACTCTTATTGCCTATGTCTTTCCTTTCATTATTCCTACAACCTAA
- a CDS encoding (Fe-S)-binding protein, with translation MKVNFFATCLGTAIYSNASLNAIKLLRKENLEVIFKKDQTCCGQPSYNSGYYEETKKVVLHNIKLYSNNDYPIILPSGSCTGMMKHDYLELFEGHAEFNMVKDFCARVYELSEFLDKKLQVKYEDKGEPLKITWHSNCHALRVAKVITSAKNLIRQLKNVELIELEREEECCGFGGTFSVKEPEISAAMVKEKIKDIESRQVDVIVSADAGCLMNISTAMQKMGSQTKPMHFYDFLALRLGL, from the coding sequence TTGAAAGTCAATTTCTTTGCCACATGTCTAGGAACAGCCATTTATAGCAACGCATCGCTTAATGCCATCAAATTGCTTCGTAAAGAAAATTTGGAAGTTATTTTTAAAAAAGACCAAACATGTTGCGGTCAGCCAAGCTACAACTCAGGGTATTATGAAGAGACTAAGAAAGTCGTTTTACACAATATCAAGCTTTATTCTAATAACGACTACCCCATTATTTTACCTAGTGGTTCATGCACAGGTATGATGAAACATGATTATTTAGAATTGTTTGAAGGGCATGCTGAATTTAACATGGTTAAAGATTTTTGCGCTAGGGTGTATGAGTTAAGCGAATTTTTGGATAAAAAATTGCAAGTCAAGTATGAAGACAAAGGCGAGCCACTTAAAATCACATGGCATTCAAATTGCCATGCCCTAAGAGTAGCCAAGGTTATCACTAGCGCTAAGAACCTTATTAGACAGCTTAAAAATGTAGAGCTAATTGAATTAGAGAGAGAAGAAGAATGCTGTGGTTTTGGGGGAACATTTTCGGTCAAAGAGCCTGAAATTTCAGCGGCTATGGTAAAAGAAAAGATTAAAGATATAGAAAGCCGTCAAGTAGATGTGATTGTTTCAGCAGATGCGGGGTGTTTGATGAATATTAGCACCGCTATGCAAAAAATGGGTTCTCAAACAAAACCCATGCATTTTTATGACTTCTTAGCCTTAAGGCTCGGACTTTAA
- a CDS encoding LutB/LldF family L-lactate oxidation iron-sulfur protein: MEKHHSDQEYEEIITDQLGDKQLRENLRSAMDTLRTNRKNLIKNRYSEWENLRDLGKEVKLKILSRLDEYLEIFEKNATKNGFKIHYAKDGDEANEIIYNLAKEKNINRILKQKSMASEEIGLNHYLKEKGIQAQETDLGELIIQLIDEHPVHIVVPAVHKNRKQIGKIFEEKLNSAYEEEPEKLNAIARKHMRKEFESFKMGISGVNFAIANEGAIWLVENEGNGRMSTTACDVHVAICGIEKLVESFDDVAILNNLLAPSAVGVPITCYQNIITGPRKNDDLDGPKEAHIILLDNNRSNILADEKYYRALSCIRCGTCLNHCPVYDKIGGHAYLSTYPGPIGVVVSPQLFGLNNYGHIPNLCSLCGRCSEVCPVEIPLAELIRDLRSDKVGEGRGVVKGVKDMQHSGMEKFSMKMFADMASNGAKWRFQLKMAQFFSPLGKLFAPLLPLVKEWARFRTLPNMDTSLHAKVQHLEGVIYE; the protein is encoded by the coding sequence ATGGAAAAACATCATAGCGACCAAGAATACGAAGAGATAATCACTGACCAATTAGGCGATAAGCAATTAAGAGAAAATTTACGCTCTGCTATGGATACCTTACGCACTAATCGTAAGAATCTCATCAAAAATCGTTACAGCGAATGGGAAAATTTAAGGGATTTGGGTAAGGAAGTCAAGCTTAAAATTCTCTCTAGGCTTGATGAATATTTAGAAATTTTTGAAAAAAACGCTACCAAAAACGGCTTTAAAATCCATTACGCAAAAGATGGCGATGAAGCCAATGAAATCATTTATAATCTTGCTAAAGAAAAGAATATTAATCGCATTTTAAAGCAAAAATCTATGGCGAGTGAAGAAATCGGTTTAAATCATTATCTAAAAGAAAAGGGCATTCAAGCCCAAGAAACGGATTTGGGCGAATTGATTATCCAGCTCATTGATGAACACCCTGTGCATATTGTGGTGCCTGCAGTGCATAAAAACCGCAAACAAATCGGTAAGATTTTTGAAGAAAAGCTTAACTCCGCCTATGAAGAAGAGCCTGAAAAGCTTAATGCTATTGCTAGAAAGCATATGCGCAAGGAATTTGAAAGCTTTAAAATGGGGATTAGTGGGGTTAATTTTGCCATTGCAAATGAAGGGGCGATTTGGCTAGTTGAAAATGAAGGCAATGGCAGAATGAGCACCACCGCTTGTGATGTGCATGTCGCCATTTGTGGGATTGAAAAATTAGTAGAAAGCTTTGATGATGTGGCGATTTTAAATAATTTGCTCGCTCCAAGTGCGGTAGGCGTGCCTATCACTTGCTATCAAAACATTATTACAGGCCCTAGGAAAAACGATGATTTAGATGGCCCTAAAGAGGCACACATTATTTTACTAGACAATAACCGCTCTAATATTCTAGCTGATGAAAAATATTATCGTGCTTTGTCATGCATTCGCTGTGGCACTTGCTTAAACCACTGCCCTGTATATGATAAAATCGGTGGTCATGCCTACCTTTCTACTTATCCAGGTCCTATAGGCGTGGTGGTATCACCCCAGCTCTTTGGTTTGAATAATTATGGGCATATTCCTAATCTTTGTAGTCTTTGTGGGCGTTGTAGCGAAGTGTGTCCTGTAGAAATTCCATTAGCTGAACTCATTAGAGATTTACGCTCTGATAAAGTGGGCGAAGGTAGGGGCGTAGTCAAAGGTGTGAAAGACATGCAACATAGCGGTATGGAAAAATTCTCTATGAAAATGTTTGCCGATATGGCAAGCAATGGGGCTAAATGGCGTTTTCAATTGAAAATGGCTCAATTCTTCTCGCCTTTAGGCAAGCTTTTTGCCCCCCTACTACCCTTAGTCAAAGAGTGGGCTAGATTTAGAACCTTACCTAATATGGATACAAGCTTGCATGCAAAAGTTCAACATTTAGAAGGGGTTATTTATGAGTAA
- a CDS encoding lactate utilization protein C, giving the protein MSKELILNRIKEARAKHTIKGANPVYRNIIKVEFEDLVEEYKHFQLLNKAEVIESTKENLEQDILKVLESFKSEKILHSTDLDLNFEVFKDFSLQPYDKKIEEMREVLFNIDTALLHGVCGISSLGISGTTSSHASPRLLSLITTNCIILLKKESIVRNLFEGIQALKNQSKDGVLPTNMLFIGGPSRTADIELKTVFGVHGPQKVAVILY; this is encoded by the coding sequence ATGAGTAAAGAACTGATTTTAAATCGCATTAAAGAGGCTAGAGCTAAACACACCATTAAGGGAGCAAACCCTGTTTATAGAAATATTATCAAGGTAGAGTTTGAAGATTTAGTAGAAGAATACAAGCATTTTCAATTGCTGAATAAAGCCGAAGTCATTGAAAGCACCAAAGAAAATTTGGAACAAGACATTCTAAAGGTTTTAGAAAGTTTCAAAAGCGAAAAAATCTTACACTCTACGGATTTAGATTTGAATTTTGAAGTTTTTAAAGATTTTTCTTTACAGCCCTATGATAAAAAAATTGAAGAAATGCGAGAGGTGTTATTTAATATTGATACCGCTTTGTTGCATGGGGTTTGTGGGATTTCAAGTTTAGGGATTAGTGGGACAACATCTTCACACGCAAGCCCGAGATTGCTTTCACTCATTACGACTAATTGCATTATTTTGTTAAAAAAAGAATCTATTGTGCGGAATTTATTTGAAGGCATTCAAGCTTTAAAAAATCAAAGTAAAGATGGCGTTTTGCCCACGAACATGCTCTTTATTGGTGGGCCTAGTAGGACAGCTGATATTGAGCTAAAAACCGTTTTTGGAGTGCATGGGCCTCAAAAAGTCGCTGTCATTCTTTATTAA
- a CDS encoding tetratricopeptide repeat protein produces the protein MIFKFVLLLVVVIGFIFVGKQEKITKEVLIDSGHFGTKYNFDTALKIVRDRKSSKEDKSEAYYELGSICERYADKLHRENQDKAKIEKYYDIAFRSYLNSAELENFKAYSNLAKMYHYGKGTKKDIQKASLYYEKACRAYSSNPFLIADCYEWGKIKGFHNPMTFLKEKCTNKDAEACFMIGALQQTYSLDNKNSSYYWIPYKELGLNVMSQENALFYFKKACDLGHQQACDEIKAYKNSLKSKNLRF, from the coding sequence ATGATTTTCAAGTTTGTGTTATTGTTGGTGGTAGTGATTGGATTTATCTTTGTTGGAAAACAAGAAAAAATCACCAAAGAAGTGTTAATTGATAGCGGTCATTTTGGAACAAAATATAATTTTGATACAGCTCTCAAAATAGTTCGAGACAGAAAATCTAGCAAAGAAGACAAATCTGAAGCTTATTATGAGTTAGGGAGTATTTGCGAAAGGTATGCAGACAAATTGCATAGAGAAAATCAAGATAAGGCAAAAATAGAAAAATATTACGATATAGCTTTTAGGAGCTATTTAAATTCAGCAGAGTTAGAAAATTTCAAAGCTTACAGCAATTTGGCAAAGATGTATCATTATGGAAAAGGCACTAAAAAAGACATTCAAAAAGCTAGTCTTTATTATGAAAAAGCATGCCGAGCATATAGTAGTAATCCTTTTTTAATAGCTGATTGTTATGAATGGGGTAAGATAAAAGGTTTTCATAATCCAATGACTTTTTTGAAAGAAAAATGCACAAATAAAGATGCTGAAGCTTGTTTTATGATAGGAGCACTCCAACAGACCTATTCGCTTGATAATAAAAACTCTAGTTATTACTGGATACCATATAAAGAATTGGGTTTGAATGTAATGTCTCAAGAAAATGCTCTATTTTACTTCAAAAAAGCCTGTGATTTAGGTCATCAACAAGCTTGTGATGAGATAAAAGCTTACAAAAACAGCCTAAAGAGTAAAAACCTTAGATTTTGA
- the maf gene encoding septum formation inhibitor Maf, protein MELILGSQSNSRANLLKECKIKFKQKALDFDEESLNVTDPREFVYLACKGKLEKARELVKDNYAVIVADSVVSVDNNMQRKAKNKQEALEFLKLQSDNEVEILTCSALITPTLEWLDLSSFKVRLKAFNPSEIEKYLESNLWQNSAGCVRLEYFHKPYIKSSSTNLSVGLGLNVEGLMGVLKLEV, encoded by the coding sequence ATGGAACTTATTTTAGGTTCTCAATCTAATTCTAGGGCTAATCTTTTAAAAGAGTGTAAGATTAAGTTTAAACAAAAGGCATTAGACTTTGATGAAGAAAGCTTGAATGTAACAGACCCTAGAGAGTTTGTCTATCTAGCATGCAAGGGTAAATTAGAAAAAGCAAGAGAGTTAGTTAAAGATAATTATGCTGTGATTGTGGCTGATAGCGTGGTGAGCGTGGATAACAACATGCAACGAAAGGCCAAAAACAAGCAAGAAGCCCTTGAATTTTTAAAACTTCAAAGCGATAATGAAGTAGAGATTCTAACTTGCTCCGCTTTGATTACCCCCACACTAGAATGGCTAGATTTATCTAGCTTTAAGGTGCGTTTAAAGGCGTTTAATCCTAGTGAAATAGAAAAATACTTAGAAAGTAACTTATGGCAAAATAGTGCAGGCTGTGTGCGATTAGAATATTTTCATAAGCCCTATATTAAAAGTTCAAGCACAAATTTAAGCGTAGGGTTAGGGCTGAATGTTGAAGGCTTAATGGGGGTGTTGAAATTAGAGGTTTAG
- the alaS gene encoding alanine--tRNA ligase, producing MGIRNEFLQFFKSKGHEIYPSMPLVPNDATLLFTNAGMVQFKDIFTGIVPRPSIPRATSSQLCMRAGGKHNDLENVGYTARHHTLFEMLGNFSFGDYFKEEAIVFAWEFVTKNLGFKPKDLYISVHEKDDEAFKLWEKFVSIDRIKKMGDKDNFWQMGDTGPCGPCSEIYIDQGEKHFKSGEDYFGGEGDRFLEIWNLVFMQYERSSDGILSPLPKPSIDTGMGLERVQALLENKLNNFDSSLFTPLMKEISELTSLDYTSEFQPSFRVVADHARAVAFLLAQGVHFNKEGRGYVLRRILRRALRHGYLMGLKETFLYKIVGVVCEQFASVHAYLKESKENMMKECFEEEERFLETLESGMELFNLSLKHLDENKIFDGKIAFKLYDTFGFPLDLTNDMLRSCGACVDMKGFECCMQEQVERSKASWKGKQNNADFSTILSTYKPNEFVGYETMECSTQALGFFDSDFKEITEISPKEEVWVLLEKTPFYAEGGGAIGDKGVLLKENEEVALVLDTKNFFGLNFSLLKVQKPLKKGVKLIAKVSDERFEVAKHHSATHLLQSALREVLGSHVNQAGSLVESKRLRFDFSHSKALSGEELEKVESLVNAQIFKHLKSQVEHMPLNQAKDKGALALFSEKYAENVRVVSFEKASIELCGGIHVENSALIGGFRIVKESGVSSGVRRIEAVCGKALFELAKSENKELKNAKILLKNNDLIAGINKLKESVKNIQKAPAHIDLPIENINGTSVVVGIVENGDVKEIIDRLKNQHKNLLAMVFKKDNERISLACGVKNAPLKANVWAMEVAQILGGKGGGRDDFASAGGKELEKLQIAVNLAKSIALKALEK from the coding sequence ATGGGTATTCGCAACGAATTTTTACAATTTTTTAAAAGTAAGGGGCATGAGATTTATCCTAGCATGCCCTTAGTACCTAATGACGCCACCTTACTTTTTACTAATGCAGGAATGGTGCAATTTAAGGATATTTTTACAGGTATTGTGCCAAGACCTAGCATTCCTAGAGCGACTTCTTCACAATTATGCATGCGAGCAGGCGGTAAGCATAATGACTTAGAAAATGTTGGTTATACCGCAAGACACCACACCCTTTTTGAAATGCTAGGGAATTTCTCCTTTGGAGATTATTTCAAAGAAGAAGCGATTGTGTTTGCATGGGAATTTGTAACTAAGAATTTAGGTTTTAAGCCTAAGGATTTATATATTAGCGTGCATGAAAAGGACGATGAGGCGTTTAAATTATGGGAAAAATTTGTCTCTATAGATAGAATCAAAAAAATGGGCGATAAAGACAATTTTTGGCAAATGGGCGATACAGGGCCTTGTGGGCCTTGTAGTGAAATCTATATAGACCAAGGCGAAAAACACTTTAAAAGCGGTGAAGATTATTTTGGGGGCGAAGGCGATAGGTTTTTAGAAATTTGGAACTTAGTGTTTATGCAATACGAACGCTCTAGTGATGGCATTTTATCGCCCTTGCCAAAGCCCAGCATTGATACAGGCATGGGCTTAGAAAGAGTGCAAGCTCTCTTAGAAAACAAGCTCAATAATTTTGATTCTTCGTTATTTACACCCCTAATGAAAGAAATTAGCGAGCTTACAAGCTTAGATTATACCAGCGAGTTTCAACCAAGCTTTAGAGTAGTGGCTGATCATGCAAGAGCGGTGGCGTTTTTGCTCGCTCAAGGGGTGCATTTTAATAAAGAAGGTCGTGGTTATGTGCTAAGACGCATTTTAAGAAGAGCCTTAAGACATGGCTATCTAATGGGTTTAAAAGAGACGTTTTTATACAAAATTGTGGGCGTGGTGTGCGAGCAATTTGCTAGTGTGCATGCGTATTTGAAAGAGTCTAAAGAAAATATGATGAAAGAGTGCTTTGAAGAAGAAGAGCGTTTTTTAGAGACTTTAGAATCTGGCATGGAATTATTTAATTTGTCTTTAAAGCATTTAGATGAAAATAAAATCTTTGATGGAAAAATCGCTTTCAAACTCTATGATACCTTTGGATTTCCTTTAGATTTAACGAATGATATGCTAAGAAGTTGTGGGGCATGTGTGGATATGAAAGGCTTTGAATGTTGCATGCAAGAACAAGTAGAACGCTCTAAAGCATCATGGAAAGGTAAGCAAAATAACGCTGATTTTAGCACCATTTTAAGCACTTATAAGCCTAATGAATTTGTGGGGTATGAGACAATGGAATGTTCTACTCAAGCATTAGGTTTTTTTGATAGCGATTTTAAAGAAATCACAGAAATTAGTCCTAAAGAAGAAGTCTGGGTATTGTTAGAAAAAACGCCTTTTTATGCAGAAGGTGGAGGAGCTATAGGAGATAAGGGCGTGCTTTTAAAAGAGAATGAAGAAGTGGCTCTTGTATTAGATACGAAGAACTTTTTTGGGCTTAATTTTTCACTTCTCAAAGTTCAAAAACCCCTTAAAAAAGGTGTAAAACTCATAGCAAAAGTAAGTGATGAGCGATTTGAAGTTGCAAAACACCATAGCGCGACGCATTTATTACAAAGCGCATTAAGAGAAGTTTTAGGCTCGCATGTGAATCAAGCAGGGAGTTTGGTAGAATCCAAACGGTTACGATTTGACTTTTCGCATTCCAAAGCATTAAGTGGAGAAGAATTAGAAAAAGTAGAAAGTTTAGTTAACGCTCAAATTTTTAAGCACTTAAAAAGCCAAGTGGAGCATATGCCTTTAAATCAGGCTAAAGACAAGGGAGCATTAGCTTTATTTAGTGAAAAATATGCTGAAAATGTGCGGGTGGTGAGCTTTGAAAAAGCGTCCATTGAATTGTGTGGGGGTATTCATGTGGAAAATAGCGCACTTATCGGTGGGTTTAGAATTGTAAAAGAAAGTGGGGTGAGTAGTGGGGTAAGACGCATTGAAGCGGTGTGTGGGAAAGCCCTTTTTGAATTAGCTAAGAGCGAAAATAAAGAGCTTAAAAACGCTAAGATTTTACTCAAAAACAATGATTTAATCGCTGGCATTAACAAGCTTAAAGAGAGCGTGAAGAATATTCAAAAAGCCCCCGCTCACATTGACTTACCCATTGAAAACATTAATGGCACAAGTGTAGTTGTAGGTATAGTGGAAAATGGCGATGTGAAAGAAATTATTGATAGATTAAAAAATCAGCATAAGAATTTGCTCGCTATGGTGTTTAAAAAAGATAATGAACGCATAAGCCTAGCATGCGGAGTGAAAAATGCCCCCCTAAAGGCGAATGTGTGGGCTATGGAAGTGGCACAAATTTTAGGGGGTAAAGGGGGCGGAAGAGATGATTTTGCTAGTGCTGGGGGTAAGGAGTTAGAGAAATTGCAAATAGCGGTTAACTTAGCTAAAAGTATCGCTTTAAAAGCCTTAGAGAAATAG
- a CDS encoding YdcH family protein has translation MFHEFRDEISVLKASNPHFDKIFEQHNQLDDDIKTAEQQNASDAEISHMKKQKLKLKDEIHSMIMEYKEKQKPKHS, from the coding sequence ATGTTTCACGAATTTAGAGATGAAATCAGTGTGTTAAAAGCGAGTAATCCGCATTTTGACAAGATTTTTGAACAGCACAACCAGCTAGATGATGATATTAAAACCGCCGAGCAACAAAATGCCAGCGATGCTGAAATCAGCCACATGAAAAAACAAAAATTAAAATTAAAAGATGAAATCCATAGTATGATTATGGAGTATAAAGAAAAGCAAAAACCCAAACACTCTTGA
- the carA gene encoding glutamine-hydrolyzing carbamoyl-phosphate synthase small subunit — protein sequence MVSLYLENGLFLQAQSFGASGTQIGELVFNTSMSGYQEVISDPSYKGQFVVFSMPEIGIVGTNVKDDESPFCCAGILVRHYNEFFSNARANLSLSAYLKERNVLGISGIDTRSLIKTLRNNGCLMMVASTIEHDKNKLKEILKNAPKISHSPLVESVSTQKIKTHKHGVFDFKTLDYKPFDETMPHKTIAVLDFGAKGNILNELQSVGLKALIYPHNTQATELIKAYEDKVINGIFLSNGPGDPLSLQQEIEEIKQLIEAKIPMFGICLGHQLLSIAQGYPTYKLKFGHHGSNHPVKNLKTNAIEITAQNHNYCVPEEIEKIAVITHRNLFDNTIEGVRYINAPIISVQHHPESSPGPKESHYIFKEFVKLLEKF from the coding sequence ATGGTCTCTCTCTACTTAGAAAATGGGCTTTTTTTACAAGCTCAAAGTTTTGGAGCTAGTGGCACTCAAATAGGAGAGCTTGTTTTTAACACTTCTATGAGTGGCTATCAAGAAGTTATCAGTGACCCTAGCTATAAAGGGCAATTTGTGGTTTTTAGCATGCCAGAAATTGGTATTGTAGGCACTAATGTTAAAGATGATGAATCCCCTTTTTGTTGTGCGGGTATTTTGGTGCGTCATTACAACGAGTTTTTTTCTAACGCAAGGGCGAATCTTAGCTTAAGCGCTTATTTGAAAGAGCGAAATGTTTTAGGCATTAGTGGCATTGATACAAGAAGTTTGATTAAAACCTTACGCAATAATGGGTGCTTGATGATGGTAGCTTCCACTATAGAACATGACAAAAACAAGCTTAAAGAGATTCTAAAAAACGCTCCCAAAATTTCTCACTCCCCTTTAGTAGAAAGCGTTTCTACGCAAAAAATCAAAACACATAAGCATGGTGTTTTTGATTTCAAAACTTTAGATTACAAGCCTTTTGATGAAACAATGCCGCATAAAACTATCGCTGTGCTAGACTTTGGGGCTAAGGGCAATATCTTAAACGAGCTTCAAAGCGTAGGGCTAAAAGCTCTCATTTATCCGCATAATACTCAAGCAACAGAACTCATCAAAGCCTATGAAGATAAAGTTATTAATGGCATTTTTCTCTCTAACGGGCCGGGCGACCCCTTAAGCCTACAACAAGAAATTGAAGAAATCAAGCAACTAATTGAAGCAAAAATCCCTATGTTTGGCATTTGTTTAGGGCATCAATTACTCTCTATCGCACAAGGCTATCCTACCTATAAGCTAAAATTTGGTCATCATGGGAGTAATCACCCCGTTAAAAACCTAAAAACAAACGCCATTGAAATCACCGCACAAAACCACAACTATTGTGTGCCTGAAGAGATTGAAAAAATCGCTGTTATCACACACCGCAATCTTTTTGACAATACCATTGAAGGCGTGCGTTATATTAACGCTCCCATTATTTCTGTCCAGCACCACCCAGAGAGTAGCCCTGGCCCTAAAGAGAGCCATTATATTTTTAAGGAATTTGTGAAGTTATTAGAGAAATTTTAG
- a CDS encoding DUF507 family protein, whose protein sequence is MRLKLTHVMHVSNKIASDFVRSELLELKAPRELLCELIEEILEKSVKTENAIDEQARELLEENTDEIEFMRMDERQLFWMIKRQIAQKEGFHLAWEDRCNDLSHQILNKILDEDLIMFSVSENLIRNLIYKSIDTYSKMYESIESEVHEKIKHYKRKLPVGSDEYELVFERLYEEELRRKGFL, encoded by the coding sequence ATGAGACTTAAACTAACCCATGTAATGCATGTGAGCAATAAAATTGCCAGCGACTTTGTGCGTTCAGAACTATTAGAATTAAAAGCCCCTAGAGAACTATTGTGTGAATTGATAGAAGAAATTTTAGAAAAAAGCGTTAAAACAGAAAATGCTATAGATGAGCAAGCACGAGAACTTTTAGAAGAAAACACTGATGAAATAGAATTTATGCGGATGGACGAAAGACAGCTCTTTTGGATGATTAAAAGACAAATCGCTCAAAAAGAGGGCTTTCATTTGGCTTGGGAAGATAGGTGCAATGATTTATCGCACCAAATTTTAAATAAAATCCTAGATGAAGACTTGATTATGTTTAGCGTGAGTGAAAATTTGATTAGAAATTTGATTTACAAATCCATTGACACCTACTCTAAGATGTATGAGAGCATTGAAAGCGAAGTGCATGAAAAAATCAAACATTACAAACGCAAACTGCCCGTAGGAAGCGATGAATACGAGCTAGTGTTTGAAAGGCTGTATGAAGAAGAGTTAAGGCGTAAAGGCTTTTTATAA